GCGCGTGGTTCAGGTCCACCAGGCGCTTCATCACGAACGGCTTGAAGAGCTCCAGCGCCATGGCCTTGGGCAGACCGCACTGGTGCAGCTTCAGCTGCGGGCCGACGACGATCACGGAACGCGCCGAGTAGTCGACTCGCTTGCCGAGCAGGTTCTGACGGAAGCGGCCCTGCTTGCCCTTGAGCATGTCGGACAGCGACTTCAGCGGACGGTTGCCGGGGCCCGTGACCGGGCGGCCGCGACGGCCGTTGTCGAAGAGCGCGTCCACGGCCTCCTGGAGCATGCGCTTCTCGTTGTTCACGATGATCTCGGGCGCGCCGAGGTCGAGAAGCCGCTTCAGGCGGTTGTTGCGGTTGATGACGCGGCGGTACAGGTCGTTCAGGTCGGAGGTCGCGAAGCGGCCACCGTCCAGCTGCACCATCGGACGCAGGTCCGGCGGGATCACCGGGACGCAGTCCAGCACCATGCCCTTGGGGCTGTTGCTGGTCTGGAGGAAGGCGGAGACGACCTTGAGGCGCTTGAGCGCGCGGGTCTTCTTCTGGCCCTTGCCCGTGCGGATGATCTCGCGGAGCTTCTCGGCCTCCTCCTCCAGGTCGAAGGACTCCAGCCGCTTCTGGAGCGCGGCGGCGCCCATCGAACCGTCGAAGTAGGTGCCGAACCGGTCGCGCAGCTCGCGGTAGAGCAGCTCGTCGCCCTCGAGGTCCTGGACCTTGAGGTTCTTGAAGCGGCTCCACACCTCGTCGAGGCGGTCGATCTCGCGCTGGGCGCGGTCGCGGAGCTGCTTCATCTCGCGCTCGGCGCCCTCGCGAACCTTGCGCCGCACGTCGGCCTTGGCGCCCTCGGCCTCCAGCTCGGCCAGGTCGGTCTCGAGCTTCTTGGCGCGGGCCTCCAGGTCGGCGTCGCGGCGCTGCTCGATCTGCTGGCGCTCGACGGAGACGTGGGCCTCCAGCGACGGCAGGTCGCGCTGGCGGCGCTCCTCGTCGACGTACGTGATCATGTACGCCGCGAAGTAGATGACCTTTTCCAGGTCCTTCGGGGCGAGGTCCAGCAGGTAGCCCAGCCGGGACGGGACGCCCTTGAAGTACCAGATGTGGGTGACGGGGGCGGCGAGCTCGATGTGGCCCATCCGCTCACGGCGCACCTTGGCGCGGGTGACCTCGACGCCACACCGCTCACAGATGATGCCCTTGAAGCGGACGCGCTTGTACTTGCCGCAGTAGCACTCCCAGTCCCGGGTCGGGCCGAAGATCTTCTCGCAGAAGAGTCCGTCCTTTTCGGGCTTCAGGGTGCGGTAGTTGATGGTCTCCGGCTTCTTGACCTCGCCGTGGGACCACTGCCGGATGTCGTCCGCGGTGGCCAGGCCGATCCGCAGCTCGTCGAAGAAGTTGACGTCGAGCACTATGCGTCAATCCCTCTCAGGGTTCGTGTCAATCAATGGTCTGTACGGGTCGCTGGGAGGCCGGCCGGACCCCGTGGGGTCCGGCCGGCAAACCCGTCAGACCTCTTCGACGCTGCTCGGCTCGCGCCGGGACAGGTCGATGCCGAGCTCCTCCGCTGCGCGGAAGACGTCCTCGTCGGTGTCGCGCATCTCGATGGACATGCCGTCCGAGGACAGCACCTCCACGTTGAGGCACAGGGACTGCATCTCCTTGATGAGCACCTTGAAGGACTCCGGGATGCCGGGCTCGGGGATGTTCTCGCCCTTGACGATGGCCTCGTAGACCTTCACGCGGCCGGTGACATCGTCGGACTTGATGGTCAGGAGCTCCTGGAGGGCGTACGCGGCGCCGTAAGCCTCCAGCGCCCACACCTCCATCTCACCGAAGCGCTGGCCACCGAACTGAGCCTTACCACCCAGCGGCTGCTGGGTGATCATCGAGTAGGGACCGGTCGAGCGGGCGTGCAGCTTGTCGTCGACCAGGTGGTGGAGCTTGAGGATGTACATGTACCCGACCGAGATCGGGTCCGGGAACGGCTCGCCGGAGCGGCCGTCGAACAGGCGCGCCTTGCCGGACGGCAGCATGAGGCGGTCGCCGTCGCGGTTCGGGAGGGTGTGCTCCAGCAGACCGGCCAGCTCGTCCTCGCGGGCACCGTCGAAGACCGGGGTCGCGACGTTGGTGCGGGGCTCGACACGGTCGGCGCCGATGGACTGGAGCCGCTTGGCCCAGTCGTCGGCGAGCCCGGAGACGTCCCAGCCCTGGCTGGCGAGCCAGCCGAGGTGGATCTCCAGGACCTGTCCCGGGTTCATTCGGGACGGCACACCGAGCGGGTTGAGGATGATGTCGACCGGGGTGCCGTCCTCCAGGAACGGCATGTCCTCGATCGGCAGGATCTTGGAGATGACACCCTTGTTGCCGTGGCGGCCGGCGAGCTTGTCACCGTCGGTGATCTTGCGCTTCTGCGCCACGTAGACGCGGACCAGCTGGTTCACGCCCGGGGGCAGCTCGTCGCCCTCCTCGCGGTCGAAGACGCGCACACCGATGACCTTGCCGGTCTCGCCGTGCGGCACCTTCAGCGAGGTGTCGCGGACCTCACGGGCCTTCTCGCCGAAGATCGCGCGGAGCAGGCGCTCCTCCGGGGTCAGCTCGGTCTCACCCTTCGGGGTGACCTTGCCGACCAGGATGTCACCGGCGACGACCTCGGCACCGATGCGGATGATGCCGCGCTCGTCGAGGTCGGCGAGGACCTCCTCGGAGACGTTCGGGATGTCCCGGGTGATCTCCTCGGGGCCCAGCTTGGTGTCACGGGCGTCGACCTCGTGCTCCTCGATGTGGATCGAGGAGAGGACGTCGTCCTGGACGAGGCGCTGCGACAGGATGATCGCGTCCTCGTAGTTGTGGCCCTCCCACGGCATGAACGCCACGAGGAGGTTCTTGCCGAGCGCCATCTCGCCGTTCTCGGTGGCCGGGCCGTCGGCCAGGACCTGGCCCTCGATGACCCGGTCGCCCTCGGCGACGACGACCTTCTGGTTGACCGAGGTGCCCTGGTTGGAGCGGGCGAACTTGGCCAGGCGGTACGTGATGTACGTGCCGTCGTCGTTGGCGACGGTGATGTAGTCCGCGGAGAGCTCCTGGACCACACCGTCCTTTTCGGCCTTGACCACGTCACCGGCGTCGACGGCGGAGCGGTACTCCATGCCGGTGCCGACGAGCGGGGCCTCGGACTTAATCAGCGGCACGGCCTGGCGCATCATGTTCGCGCCCATGAGGGCGCGGTTGGCGTCGTCGTGCTCGAGGAACGGGATCATGGCGGTCGCGACCGACACCATCTGGCGCGGCGAGACGTCCATGTAGTCCACGTCGTCACCGGCGACGTAGTCGACCTCGCCGCCACGGCGGCGGACGAGCACGCGGTTCTCGGCGAAGCGCATGTCCTCGGTCAGGCCGGCGTTGGCCTGGGCGATGACGAAGCGGTCCTCCTCGTCGGCGGTCAGGTAGTCGACCTCGTCGGTGACCTGGCCGTCGACGACCTTGCGGTACGGCGTCTCGACGAAGCCGAACGCGTTGACGCGGCCGTAGGAGGCGAGCGAACCGATCAGACCGATGTTCGGGCCTTCGGGGGTCTCGATCGGGCACATGCGTCCGTAGTGGGACGGGTGCACGTCTCGGACCTCGAAGCCGGCCCGCTCACGGGACAGACCACCCGGGCCGAGCGCGGACAGACGACGCTTGTGCGTCAGCCCGGACAGCGGGTTGTTCTGGTCCATGAACTGCGACAGCTGGCTGGTGCCGAAGAACTCCTTGATGGAGGCGACGACCGGCCGGATGTTGATCAGGGTCTGCGGCGTGATCGCCTCGACGTCCTGGGTCGTCATGCGCTCGCGCACCACGCGCTCCATCCGCGCCAGACCCGTGCGGACCTGGTTCTGGATGAGCTCGCCGACGTTGCGCAGACGACGGTTGCCGAAGTGGTCGATGTCGTCCGTCTCGACCACGATGGTCGAGCCGTTCTCGCCGACGGTCTCGGTCTCACCGGCGTGCAGCTTCACCAGGTACTTGATCGTCGCGATGATGTCGTCGACGGTCAGGACACCGGCGTCGAGCGGCTCGTCGGCCCCGAGCTTCTTGTTGACCTTGTAGCGGCCGACCTTGGCCAGGTCGTAGCGCTTGGGGTTGAAGTAGAGGTTCTCGAGCAGCGTCTGCGCGGCCTCACGCGTCGGGGGCTCGCCCGGACGGAGCTTGCGGTAGATGTCGAGCAGCGCGTCGTCCTGGCCCTGGGTGTGGTCCTTCTCCAGGGTGGCGCGCATGGACTCGTACTCGCCGAACTCCTGGAGGATCTGCTCGGTGGTCCAGCCGAGCGCCTTGAGGAGGACGGTGACGGACTGCTTGCGCTTGCGGTCGATGCGGACACCGACCATGTCGCGCTTGTCGATCTCCATCTCCAGCCAGGCACCCCGGGAGGGGATGATCTTGGCGGAGAAGATGTCCTTGTCGGACGTCTTGTCGATGGACGAGTCGAAGTACACACCCGGCGAGCGGACGAGCTGCGACACCACGACACGCTCGGTGCCGTTGATGACGAAGGTGCCCTTGTTGGTCATGAGCGGGAAGTCGCCCATGAAGACCGTCTGGGACTTGATCTCGCCGGTCTCGTTGTTGGTGAACTCGGCCGTGACGAAGAGCGGCGCGGCGTACGTGAAGTCGCGCTCCTTGCACTCGTCGATGGAGTTCTTCGGGGGCTCGAAGCGGTGGTCGCGGAAGGTCAGCGACATCGACCCGGAGAAGTCCTCGATCGGCGAGATCTCCTCGAAGATCTCTTCCAGACCGGACTTGGTGGGGACGTCCTGTCCGTTCTCGAGAGCCGCCTCGACACGAGCCTTCCACGCGGCGTTGCCGAGCAGCCAGTCAAAGCTCTCGGTCTGCAGCGCGAGGAGGTTCGGAACCTCGAGGGGCTCCTTGATCTTTGCAAAGGAGATGCGCAGCGGGGCGGTGCTTGCGCCGTTGTTCGTATTCGCGGTCGAGGCGTTGCGCGAGGCGGCCAAGAGGGGGTCCTTCCGAGGGCTCGGACTCACTACGCGCGTACCGGTCCCAAGCCGAGCAAGAAGACCCGAAATCCCAGGTCAGGGCATTCGGTCAACGGTGCTCTCGCAAGGGGATGCCCCTGGTGAC
This genomic window from Streptomyces thermolilacinus SPC6 contains:
- the rpoB gene encoding DNA-directed RNA polymerase subunit beta; the protein is MAASRNASTANTNNGASTAPLRISFAKIKEPLEVPNLLALQTESFDWLLGNAAWKARVEAALENGQDVPTKSGLEEIFEEISPIEDFSGSMSLTFRDHRFEPPKNSIDECKERDFTYAAPLFVTAEFTNNETGEIKSQTVFMGDFPLMTNKGTFVINGTERVVVSQLVRSPGVYFDSSIDKTSDKDIFSAKIIPSRGAWLEMEIDKRDMVGVRIDRKRKQSVTVLLKALGWTTEQILQEFGEYESMRATLEKDHTQGQDDALLDIYRKLRPGEPPTREAAQTLLENLYFNPKRYDLAKVGRYKVNKKLGADEPLDAGVLTVDDIIATIKYLVKLHAGETETVGENGSTIVVETDDIDHFGNRRLRNVGELIQNQVRTGLARMERVVRERMTTQDVEAITPQTLINIRPVVASIKEFFGTSQLSQFMDQNNPLSGLTHKRRLSALGPGGLSRERAGFEVRDVHPSHYGRMCPIETPEGPNIGLIGSLASYGRVNAFGFVETPYRKVVDGQVTDEVDYLTADEEDRFVIAQANAGLTEDMRFAENRVLVRRRGGEVDYVAGDDVDYMDVSPRQMVSVATAMIPFLEHDDANRALMGANMMRQAVPLIKSEAPLVGTGMEYRSAVDAGDVVKAEKDGVVQELSADYITVANDDGTYITYRLAKFARSNQGTSVNQKVVVAEGDRVIEGQVLADGPATENGEMALGKNLLVAFMPWEGHNYEDAIILSQRLVQDDVLSSIHIEEHEVDARDTKLGPEEITRDIPNVSEEVLADLDERGIIRIGAEVVAGDILVGKVTPKGETELTPEERLLRAIFGEKAREVRDTSLKVPHGETGKVIGVRVFDREEGDELPPGVNQLVRVYVAQKRKITDGDKLAGRHGNKGVISKILPIEDMPFLEDGTPVDIILNPLGVPSRMNPGQVLEIHLGWLASQGWDVSGLADDWAKRLQSIGADRVEPRTNVATPVFDGAREDELAGLLEHTLPNRDGDRLMLPSGKARLFDGRSGEPFPDPISVGYMYILKLHHLVDDKLHARSTGPYSMITQQPLGGKAQFGGQRFGEMEVWALEAYGAAYALQELLTIKSDDVTGRVKVYEAIVKGENIPEPGIPESFKVLIKEMQSLCLNVEVLSSDGMSIEMRDTDEDVFRAAEELGIDLSRREPSSVEEV